One window of Methanogenium organophilum genomic DNA carries:
- a CDS encoding metallophosphoesterase family protein codes for MMKILLLTDIHGRYDIIADFMELAPDVVVIAGDITDCGDPQEANEVFRQIDVPCLAIPGNCDARQILDVIEHSDAVNLHGTSLEIGPVTFTGIGGSNPTPFDTPFELSEEELDELLVKAMERARPNVHNILVSHAPPYCTLDDIGNANVGCKCFREQLKNFDLVCCGHIHDHTGVVAVDDTKVVNPGPASEGKCALITLGDDPKEIDVEFVTLS; via the coding sequence ATGATGAAAATCCTTCTTCTGACAGATATCCATGGGCGGTATGACATTATTGCCGATTTCATGGAACTTGCTCCGGATGTGGTGGTCATTGCCGGAGACATTACGGACTGTGGGGATCCGCAGGAAGCAAATGAGGTGTTTCGGCAGATCGATGTTCCGTGTCTTGCGATTCCCGGAAATTGTGATGCCCGGCAGATCCTGGACGTAATTGAGCATTCAGATGCGGTAAACCTGCATGGGACTTCTCTTGAAATCGGGCCGGTTACATTCACCGGTATCGGTGGTTCGAATCCAACGCCGTTTGATACCCCGTTTGAACTCTCTGAGGAAGAACTGGATGAATTGCTTGTGAAAGCAATGGAGAGGGCACGACCAAATGTGCATAACATTCTCGTGAGTCATGCACCTCCCTACTGTACCCTGGATGATATCGGAAATGCCAATGTCGGGTGCAAATGTTTCCGCGAACAGCTAAAAAATTTTGATCTGGTATGTTGCGGGCACATACACGATCATACCGGCGTTGTCGCCGTCGATGATACGAAGGTTGTGAACCCCGGCCCTGCATCAGAGGGAAAGTGTGCGCTTATCACACTGGGCGATGACCCAAAAGAGATTGACGTGGAATTTGTCACTCTTTCATAA
- a CDS encoding mRNA surveillance protein pelota: MKAEYDTLKHSEGEIRLFPETVDDLWHINHLIRTGDLIFADTFRSMDSQTDKTRPEKAEKKPVRLGIRVEKTEFHPDTARLRISGVIEHGPDTGFYHTINLETAREISVIKRWTSVELERIERAVTVSATGIAHIIAIEEGEAQIYRIRQYGPEHVLTITSGGGKREGVDTKHYFFEEIYHSLSAVTGSVVVAGPGFVKDDFLLYVRRTDSDMADRMLAAETRRTGRGAVQEVIGQGILERITQDLQLGREVTLIEELLRRMGGSGPAAYGYDEVAAAVQYGAVSDILVIDTIVCEENINSLLESADTMRAKITVFSSEFEPGKQLAAIGGIAAILRFPIQ; encoded by the coding sequence ATGAAAGCAGAATATGATACCCTGAAACATTCAGAGGGTGAAATACGGCTGTTTCCGGAAACAGTTGATGATCTCTGGCACATAAACCACCTCATCAGAACGGGCGATCTCATCTTTGCCGATACCTTCAGGAGCATGGATTCCCAGACAGATAAAACCCGGCCGGAAAAGGCCGAGAAAAAGCCAGTGAGACTGGGAATTCGTGTGGAGAAGACTGAATTCCACCCGGACACCGCCAGACTGAGAATATCCGGTGTTATCGAACACGGGCCGGATACCGGGTTTTATCATACCATCAATCTCGAAACAGCCCGGGAAATTTCTGTAATAAAACGATGGACATCTGTTGAACTCGAGAGAATAGAACGGGCAGTCACGGTCTCGGCAACAGGGATTGCGCATATTATTGCCATTGAAGAAGGTGAAGCCCAGATATACCGTATCCGCCAGTATGGACCGGAGCATGTTTTGACAATCACGTCAGGAGGCGGAAAGCGTGAAGGTGTGGATACCAAACACTATTTTTTTGAAGAAATCTATCATTCACTCTCTGCGGTCACCGGATCTGTTGTCGTCGCAGGGCCCGGTTTTGTAAAAGACGATTTTCTGCTTTATGTACGCAGAACAGACTCAGACATGGCAGATCGCATGCTCGCAGCTGAAACACGCAGGACGGGACGCGGCGCTGTGCAGGAAGTAATCGGGCAGGGCATTCTGGAACGGATAACTCAGGACCTCCAGTTGGGACGGGAGGTCACGCTTATTGAAGAACTGCTCAGGAGAATGGGAGGTTCCGGCCCTGCGGCATATGGATACGATGAAGTGGCAGCAGCAGTTCAGTATGGTGCTGTGTCAGATATTCTTGTCATCGACACCATAGTATGTGAAGAAAATATAAACAGCCTTCTTGAATCGGCTGATACGATGCGTGCAAAAATAACCGTATTCTCCTCAGAATTTGAACCGGGAAAACAACTTGCAGCGATTGGGGGAATTGCCGCAATTCTGCGTTTCCCCATACAATAA
- a CDS encoding EMC6-like membrane protein → MTEENVSNGTEAIIVKSGDQKRKEHNERIYRTGIASIMGIVAGVLSYLLIQNETQGVIGFLLLLGAMVFQKHIFMLMKIDVSGLGGKDWFYQSFMAFAFWFISWTILLTIPF, encoded by the coding sequence ATGACTGAAGAAAACGTATCCAACGGAACTGAGGCAATAATTGTCAAGTCCGGAGATCAAAAGAGAAAAGAGCATAATGAACGGATTTACCGTACCGGTATTGCGAGCATTATGGGAATTGTTGCAGGTGTTCTCTCATATCTCTTAATCCAGAATGAGACTCAGGGTGTAATCGGGTTTCTTCTTCTCCTTGGTGCAATGGTATTCCAGAAACATATATTCATGCTCATGAAGATTGATGTATCCGGGCTGGGAGGAAAAGACTGGTTCTACCAGAGCTTTATGGCCTTTGCTTTCTGGTTCATTTCCTGGACTATTCTCCTGACAATCCCCTTCTAA
- a CDS encoding ligand-binding sensor domain-containing protein: MLRSVALCIVLLLIIIPASGAIITFIPGSDSISSLDVKDIAESHDGMIAFATANGLSLFDSDWATIQAKPWEYDTGLQDDYIQALEFDNNNNIWLGFAAGLQISNGTIFSRIGTNEFFNTMDIHDILRDEDTIWIANGNSGLSHFTGGRWIWMRPFTENGPGAYYITSMAKDHATGNIILTTRFHGVWKGVSDQEGITFSPIPYNDEEFGTIEAAIDHPFGGVILFNKNHILYYSESSGICLKADTKELGYGVTRINDVALTENGTYVIGTNNGLYGLSNDEITIHIARNIHGITSDEVVKVFPDSKGRWWFITKGETGYYFPEQTPEKIPVTIADDVTPDTPKISGSSVPLRIPVYYSE, encoded by the coding sequence ATGTTACGATCTGTAGCTCTCTGTATCGTCCTTCTCCTGATTATTATTCCGGCATCCGGTGCAATTATAACATTTATACCGGGAAGCGATTCCATATCATCGCTTGATGTGAAAGATATCGCTGAAAGCCATGATGGCATGATTGCCTTTGCAACCGCAAACGGCCTATCCCTGTTTGACTCAGACTGGGCAACAATTCAGGCAAAACCATGGGAATATGATACCGGATTGCAGGATGATTATATTCAGGCCCTGGAATTTGATAATAATAATAATATCTGGCTTGGTTTTGCGGCCGGGCTGCAAATATCCAATGGAACAATTTTTTCCCGGATCGGCACAAATGAATTTTTTAACACGATGGACATCCATGATATCCTCCGCGATGAGGATACCATCTGGATTGCGAATGGAAACTCCGGTTTAAGTCATTTTACCGGGGGAAGATGGATATGGATGCGTCCGTTTACCGAAAATGGACCCGGTGCCTACTACATTACTTCAATGGCAAAAGATCATGCAACAGGAAATATCATCCTCACAACCCGGTTTCATGGCGTATGGAAAGGGGTATCTGATCAGGAGGGGATCACATTTTCGCCGATTCCCTACAATGATGAAGAATTCGGAACAATAGAAGCGGCCATTGATCATCCGTTTGGAGGTGTGATTCTTTTTAATAAAAACCATATCCTGTACTATTCAGAATCATCCGGTATTTGTTTGAAAGCTGATACAAAAGAACTCGGGTATGGCGTTACCCGCATCAATGATGTTGCACTTACCGAGAACGGGACATATGTTATTGGTACAAATAACGGACTGTATGGACTTTCCAATGATGAAATTACTATCCACATCGCCCGAAATATACATGGCATTACCAGTGACGAAGTGGTAAAGGTATTTCCCGACTCAAAAGGACGGTGGTGGTTTATTACCAAAGGGGAGACAGGATATTACTTCCCGGAACAAACACCAGAAAAAATACCGGTGACAATAGCAGATGATGTCACACCAGATACACCAAAAATATCAGGTTCATCCGTCCCACTTCGGATTCCGGTTTATTACTCCGAATAA
- a CDS encoding chemotaxis protein CheC: protein MDINDQQLDMLREMGNIGASHAATSLSQMLMSEIEMTVPEAVVIDISDVNDVFSEEIAAMVVFEIQGEIQPAGYIVYHVPKLSAIRLTNTMLGSTDEDRELNELDESAIIEIGNIMISHFLDATAELLGVVMLPSPPMMTINMALAAFENILAQVAVDINEIILFKTELKSNDNDISSTIIMLPEEATLQEILRLLNNLITPEI, encoded by the coding sequence ATGGATATAAATGATCAGCAACTTGATATGCTAAGAGAAATGGGAAATATCGGTGCATCACACGCAGCAACTTCTCTTTCCCAGATGTTAATGAGTGAAATTGAAATGACAGTACCGGAAGCTGTTGTCATCGATATTTCAGATGTTAATGACGTTTTTAGTGAAGAAATTGCAGCTATGGTTGTCTTTGAAATTCAGGGAGAAATTCAGCCTGCGGGTTATATTGTCTATCATGTACCTAAATTATCAGCCATAAGACTTACCAATACAATGCTTGGTTCAACGGATGAAGACCGTGAGTTAAACGAACTTGATGAAAGTGCAATCATCGAAATCGGCAACATCATGATATCCCATTTCCTTGATGCAACAGCAGAACTTCTGGGAGTTGTCATGCTCCCGTCACCTCCAATGATGACTATCAATATGGCTCTTGCCGCCTTTGAAAATATTCTGGCACAGGTGGCAGTTGATATAAATGAAATCATCCTCTTCAAAACTGAACTGAAATCAAACGATAATGACATATCCAGTACAATTATCATGCTTCCTGAAGAAGCAACTCTTCAGGAGATTCTTCGACTCCTCAACAATTTAATTACCCCTGAGATCTAG
- a CDS encoding ribosome biogenesis/translation initiation ATPase RLI produces the protein MRIAVVHRDRCHPIKCGTECILYCPRVRTGDETIVIGEDGKAVISEELCVGCGICVKKCPFEALDIVTLPEELDNPTHRYGTNGFALYGLPIPVEGKVTGILGANGIGKSTAVKILCGQLVPNVGNPSGESDWDEILKQYTGTELYDYLQQVSKSSVKPALKPQYIDYIPKVFKGTVSELLTSTDERGMLDHYIRELRLESILDRPIGNLSGGELQRIAIAACLSREADFYFLDEITPFLDIYQRMTAAKLIRELAETHPVVIVEHDLAILDMLADTVHVAYGKPSVFGIITRPKGVRIGINQYLEGFLPEENVRFRDYAVTFETRAHMRDVVRQTLIAFPEMEKKYGDIFSLTIAAGEIRAGEVLGLVGANGIGKSTFAKLLAGVEKPDHGEMDKEVKIAYKPQYVKGDSSMSVEFLLRQACRTFDSSYYQHEIIEPLSLNPILQSSVDQLSGGELQRVAIALCLSQDADLYILDEPSAHLDVEQRVKLARVLRRHAEGKEAGIIVIDHDIYLIDMISERMLVFDGTPGVTGSAYGPYDMKDGMNHFLKELEITFRRDKSGRPRINKPESYLDREQRAKGEYYYADVSKS, from the coding sequence ATGCGTATTGCTGTTGTTCATCGTGATCGGTGCCACCCGATAAAATGTGGCACTGAATGTATTTTGTATTGTCCGCGAGTCCGAACCGGTGATGAAACGATTGTTATCGGAGAGGACGGAAAAGCGGTTATATCTGAAGAACTCTGTGTGGGGTGTGGTATCTGTGTCAAGAAGTGCCCGTTTGAGGCGCTTGATATTGTCACCCTGCCGGAAGAACTTGACAATCCCACCCATCGATATGGGACAAATGGGTTTGCGTTATATGGACTGCCTATTCCTGTCGAAGGAAAAGTAACGGGAATTCTTGGAGCCAATGGTATCGGAAAAAGTACAGCTGTGAAGATTCTCTGCGGACAGCTCGTGCCGAATGTGGGTAACCCGTCGGGTGAATCAGACTGGGATGAAATATTAAAGCAGTACACAGGAACCGAATTATATGACTATCTCCAGCAGGTCTCGAAATCATCGGTTAAACCGGCACTGAAACCCCAATACATTGATTACATACCAAAAGTGTTCAAAGGGACGGTGTCTGAACTTCTGACGTCAACGGATGAACGGGGGATGCTTGATCATTATATCCGTGAACTTCGCCTGGAATCCATTCTGGACCGTCCGATTGGAAACCTGAGTGGCGGCGAACTGCAGCGGATTGCTATTGCTGCCTGCCTGTCACGCGAAGCAGATTTTTATTTCCTTGACGAAATCACGCCATTCCTCGATATTTATCAGCGAATGACCGCCGCAAAACTGATCCGGGAACTTGCAGAGACTCATCCTGTGGTAATTGTTGAGCACGACCTTGCTATTCTTGATATGCTCGCAGATACCGTGCACGTTGCCTACGGAAAACCCAGTGTCTTTGGTATCATCACACGTCCAAAGGGAGTGAGAATTGGTATCAATCAGTATCTGGAGGGATTTTTACCGGAGGAAAATGTCCGGTTCAGGGATTATGCCGTCACCTTTGAGACACGGGCGCATATGCGGGATGTCGTGCGTCAAACGCTCATTGCATTCCCTGAGATGGAGAAGAAGTATGGCGATATTTTTTCCCTTACCATAGCCGCCGGAGAAATCCGTGCAGGTGAGGTGCTGGGACTTGTCGGTGCAAACGGTATTGGAAAAAGTACATTTGCAAAACTTCTTGCCGGTGTTGAAAAACCTGATCACGGTGAGATGGACAAAGAGGTCAAAATTGCATACAAACCGCAGTATGTGAAAGGAGACTCCTCAATGTCAGTAGAATTTCTCCTGAGACAGGCATGCCGCACCTTTGATTCATCATATTATCAGCACGAAATCATCGAACCACTCTCTCTCAATCCAATTCTCCAGTCATCTGTTGACCAACTCAGTGGCGGTGAACTGCAGCGTGTTGCAATTGCCCTGTGCCTTTCTCAGGATGCTGACCTCTATATTCTGGATGAGCCAAGTGCACATCTGGATGTTGAACAAAGAGTGAAACTGGCACGTGTCCTGCGTCGGCATGCAGAAGGAAAAGAGGCGGGTATCATTGTTATTGACCATGATATTTATCTGATTGATATGATCAGTGAACGCATGCTGGTATTTGACGGGACACCTGGTGTTACGGGTTCGGCATATGGTCCCTATGATATGAAAGATGGAATGAATCATTTCCTGAAAGAACTGGAAATTACATTCAGACGTGATAAATCGGGACGTCCCCGCATAAACAAACCGGAATCCTATCTTGACAGAGAACAAAGGGCAAAGGGTGAATACTATTATGCAGATGTCTCCAAATCGTAA
- the cyaB gene encoding class IV adenylate cyclase — translation MSSVIEVETKIAVPNIPEIAERLRSLGASYLGGSFQRDTYLNAPHCDYAETDEALRVRETNAGVEITYKGPKQQKSGAKARTEITVSVASAEDAIRLLTATGFNASAIVKKEREEYTYGGTTIALDHVEGLGTYVEIEVLTEKDVSAANTTIESVKKELNISGDHIPESYLELLLMKE, via the coding sequence ATGAGCTCTGTAATCGAAGTAGAGACCAAAATTGCGGTACCAAATATCCCGGAAATAGCAGAACGCCTGCGCTCCCTGGGTGCATCGTATCTGGGCGGTTCATTCCAGCGCGACACGTATCTGAATGCCCCTCATTGTGATTATGCCGAGACTGACGAGGCGCTCCGTGTTCGTGAAACAAATGCAGGTGTCGAGATCACCTACAAAGGTCCGAAACAGCAGAAGAGCGGGGCAAAGGCACGAACAGAGATTACGGTCTCTGTCGCATCTGCGGAGGATGCCATTCGTCTCCTGACCGCAACCGGGTTCAATGCCAGTGCAATCGTGAAAAAAGAACGTGAGGAATACACATATGGCGGCACAACCATTGCTCTTGATCATGTTGAGGGATTGGGTACCTATGTCGAAATCGAAGTGTTGACCGAGAAAGATGTCTCAGCAGCAAATACAACAATTGAATCCGTGAAAAAAGAACTGAATATTTCCGGGGACCACATCCCGGAGTCCTACCTCGAACTATTGCTTATGAAAGAGTGA
- a CDS encoding FKBP-type peptidyl-prolyl cis-trans isomerase: MAVNEGSFIKLRFTGLSDGEVFDTTEEDKAKDAGIFNEQKAYEPIVVRLGGMHIIPGLDEALIGKEVGEKGTVEIPPEKAYGPHDESLVKSAPVKNFAEKPQVGMRISSEGQEGVIVNVVGKRAVVDFNHVLAGKTLTYEYEIEAVVEDPAEQVKGLINLYSGKDMDLEITDGVLTILLPPGINYDKRWGMARGILIHQVFEFISGIDEVILKESYKRPAMPEDVEEIEEPEEIEEADEPSAAEESSEE; this comes from the coding sequence ATGGCAGTTAATGAAGGAAGTTTTATTAAACTGAGATTTACCGGCTTATCAGATGGTGAAGTATTTGACACCACTGAAGAGGACAAAGCTAAAGATGCAGGTATTTTCAATGAACAGAAAGCATATGAGCCAATTGTTGTACGCCTTGGCGGAATGCACATCATTCCCGGACTCGATGAGGCATTAATCGGCAAAGAGGTTGGCGAGAAGGGAACCGTTGAAATTCCTCCCGAAAAAGCATACGGACCTCATGATGAATCATTAGTGAAGTCTGCTCCGGTGAAAAACTTTGCTGAAAAACCTCAGGTAGGTATGAGAATATCGTCTGAGGGTCAGGAAGGTGTCATTGTAAATGTCGTCGGGAAACGGGCTGTTGTTGATTTCAACCACGTACTTGCAGGCAAGACTCTTACCTACGAATACGAGATTGAAGCTGTTGTTGAGGACCCTGCAGAGCAGGTGAAGGGGCTTATCAATCTCTATAGCGGGAAAGATATGGATCTCGAAATTACCGACGGCGTGCTCACCATTCTTCTTCCTCCCGGCATCAATTATGACAAGCGGTGGGGAATGGCACGCGGCATTCTTATCCACCAGGTCTTTGAGTTCATCAGTGGTATCGATGAAGTTATCCTGAAAGAATCATACAAGCGTCCTGCTATGCCTGAAGACGTTGAAGAAATTGAAGAACCTGAAGAAATTGAAGAAGCAGATGAACCTTCAGCAGCTGAAGAGTCATCTGAAGAATAA
- a CDS encoding chemotaxis protein CheD — MDKKNTSGSQGSNVGIGDFKTGNTQISSIGLGSCVAFILYDRKQKTGGLAHVMLPESNGRSERPAKFADTAVPHLIHEMEKSGSSRQNLSAYLVGGASMFQQFKGNLDIGKRNVIALKHCLDEHHIYLESEDIGGTSGRSVLFYPEDGGKICIRRADGKCYDL, encoded by the coding sequence ATGGATAAAAAAAATACATCTGGTTCACAAGGGTCAAATGTCGGAATTGGGGATTTTAAAACGGGAAATACACAAATATCATCGATCGGGCTTGGATCATGTGTTGCATTCATTTTGTATGACAGAAAGCAAAAGACCGGTGGACTGGCACATGTGATGCTACCGGAGAGCAACGGCAGAAGTGAACGACCGGCAAAATTTGCTGATACAGCAGTGCCCCATCTGATTCATGAAATGGAGAAAAGTGGATCGTCACGACAAAACCTGTCAGCATATCTGGTGGGCGGAGCAAGTATGTTCCAGCAGTTTAAAGGGAATCTCGATATTGGAAAGCGAAACGTAATTGCACTGAAACACTGTCTTGATGAACACCATATTTATCTGGAATCTGAAGATATCGGAGGAACATCGGGAAGATCTGTGCTATTCTATCCTGAAGACGGAGGAAAAATATGCATCAGAAGAGCAGATGGAAAATGTTACGATCTGTAG
- the rqcH gene encoding ribosome rescue protein RqcH, whose protein sequence is MSGLDIHAMVSEARGSLPLWIGKTYQYDTGLFGIRLNGKEKQKFSLIIEIGKRMHFTFSLPAATPNPSGYSMFLRKYCIGGRILGISQPGIERVIDIEIGKSDNRFHLIVELFDEGNIILTDGEYTIIQPLRKHRFKDREVTAGAVYTLASHSAPSSVEEVASILHESDADTVRTLATRMLLGGKFAEEVCSMAGVSKSEPAVTAPAAQLFAAYSQVLKKTEEERSPCITSSGCWPFLLGNETADQTFTSFHEALDQYYPRGKELTTPPKPKLTREENIRKRQLDAIASFEKKIERYEAIVETLYTHYTFIDDVLAALRKARSTSSWQEIEKILRTSDSPSAAAIKAIYPAESAIDLDIEGKVVKLFVEDSIEVNANRYYEMAKKFKKKRKGAFAAMERMQIVPKKQKITIPARKKKWYHRFRWCYTSDGVLMVGGKDAGTNEEIVKKYLQGGDTFVHADVHGGSVIIVKGATKKTDEVAQFAASYSNAWKSGHMTADVYAAAPNQVSKTPETGEYVARGSFVIRGERTYFHNVPLGVAIGLQTTPEMGVIGGPIDAVKSRAEHYVILRPGQYEPNDAAKKILRILREKYGEGWKSVKNILNSESVAAFVPPGGSDITEEL, encoded by the coding sequence ATGAGTGGGCTTGATATTCATGCAATGGTATCTGAAGCCCGGGGGTCCCTTCCTTTGTGGATAGGGAAAACCTACCAATATGATACAGGGCTGTTTGGAATTCGTCTTAATGGCAAAGAGAAGCAGAAGTTTTCGCTGATAATTGAAATTGGAAAACGGATGCATTTTACATTTTCTCTCCCTGCAGCGACGCCAAATCCATCAGGATATTCTATGTTCCTCCGGAAATATTGCATCGGCGGAAGGATTCTGGGAATATCACAGCCAGGCATTGAACGGGTTATTGATATTGAGATCGGAAAAAGCGATAACCGGTTTCACCTGATTGTTGAACTCTTTGACGAAGGCAATATCATCCTCACAGACGGGGAATATACGATCATTCAGCCTCTCCGGAAACACCGGTTTAAAGATCGGGAAGTTACTGCCGGTGCTGTGTACACGCTTGCATCACATTCCGCACCCTCGTCTGTTGAAGAAGTTGCGTCAATACTTCATGAATCAGACGCTGACACGGTCAGAACGCTTGCTACGCGGATGCTCCTCGGTGGCAAATTTGCAGAGGAAGTGTGCAGTATGGCTGGTGTCAGCAAATCCGAACCGGCTGTTACCGCTCCCGCCGCCCAACTGTTTGCGGCGTATTCACAGGTGCTGAAAAAAACAGAAGAAGAACGCAGTCCCTGTATTACCTCATCAGGGTGCTGGCCTTTCCTCCTTGGAAATGAAACCGCGGATCAGACATTCACGTCATTTCATGAGGCCCTTGACCAGTATTATCCCCGCGGTAAGGAGCTGACCACCCCACCGAAACCCAAACTTACCCGGGAAGAGAACATCCGAAAACGACAACTGGACGCTATTGCATCCTTCGAAAAGAAAATCGAGAGGTATGAAGCAATTGTCGAGACGCTCTACACGCATTATACGTTCATTGATGATGTCCTTGCAGCGCTCAGAAAGGCACGTAGCACTTCATCCTGGCAGGAGATAGAAAAAATACTCAGAACAAGTGACAGCCCGTCAGCTGCTGCAATAAAGGCGATTTACCCTGCGGAGAGTGCCATTGACCTTGATATTGAGGGAAAGGTAGTCAAACTTTTTGTAGAAGACAGCATTGAAGTCAACGCGAATCGCTATTACGAAATGGCAAAAAAATTCAAAAAGAAACGAAAAGGCGCATTTGCCGCAATGGAGCGCATGCAGATTGTTCCAAAAAAGCAGAAGATCACCATCCCGGCAAGAAAGAAGAAATGGTATCACCGCTTCCGCTGGTGCTACACCTCTGACGGCGTTCTGATGGTTGGCGGAAAGGACGCCGGTACCAATGAAGAGATTGTGAAGAAATATCTTCAGGGAGGTGACACTTTTGTCCATGCAGATGTGCACGGCGGCAGTGTCATCATTGTAAAGGGAGCAACGAAGAAAACAGATGAAGTTGCCCAGTTTGCCGCATCCTATTCCAATGCCTGGAAGAGCGGCCATATGACGGCAGACGTCTATGCCGCAGCCCCAAATCAGGTAAGCAAGACCCCGGAAACCGGAGAATATGTCGCACGGGGTTCTTTTGTGATAAGAGGAGAACGGACATATTTCCACAACGTACCCCTGGGGGTTGCAATCGGTCTGCAGACAACTCCGGAGATGGGCGTGATCGGAGGTCCGATTGACGCGGTGAAAAGCAGGGCAGAACATTATGTTATCCTTCGCCCGGGACAGTATGAGCCAAACGATGCGGCCAAAAAAATACTCAGAATCCTCCGGGAAAAATACGGAGAGGGATGGAAATCAGTGAAAAACATCCTGAATTCAGAAAGTGTTGCCGCATTTGTTCCACCAGGCGGATCTGACATTACAGAAGAGTTATGA